In the Coregonus clupeaformis isolate EN_2021a unplaced genomic scaffold, ASM2061545v1 scaf0844, whole genome shotgun sequence genome, one interval contains:
- the LOC121557965 gene encoding E3 ubiquitin-protein ligase TRIM39-like, which yields MVSATVKEIKLSVDLSKRYAEREIADSVQVFTALVLSIEKSQAELIEVIEEKQEAVERRAEGLIKELEQEITELKRRSTELKQLSQTEDNLQLLQSFLSLVCTPPPTKDWSDVSVHSDLCVGTVRRAVSQLEKTLNKEMEKLPEVKQKRIQQYAVDVTLDPDTAHPWLILSEDGKQVRTPQKRSDNPKRFDRFAIVLGKNGFSSGRFYYEVIVKGKTSWVLGVARESTDRKENITLTPEDGLWTVMLRDENVYQACTSHYILLSLREKPQKIGVFVDYEEGQVSFYDVEARSHIYSFTGCNFTENLYPYFGPSGNDDGQNSAPLVISPVTHTS from the exons atggTGAgcgctacgg TTAAAGAGATCAAACTCTCAGTAGATCTCAGCAAGagatatgcagagagagagatagcagataGCGTGCAGGTTTTCACTGCTCTGGTGCTCTCCATTGAGAAAAGCCAGGCTGAGCTAATTGAGGTGATTGAGGAGAAGCAGGAAGCAGTTGAGAGGCGGGCTGAAGGGCTCATTAAAGAGCTGGAGCAGGAAATCACTGAGCTAAAgaggagaagcactgagctgaaGCAGCTCTCACAGACTGAGGACAACCTCCAACTTCTCCAGAGCTTCCTATCCCTAGTGTGCACCCCTCCACCCACCAAGGACTGGTCTGATGTCAGTGTTCACAGTGATCTGTGTGTGGGGACTGTGAGGAGAGCTGTGTCTCAGCTGGAGAAGACACTgaataaagagatggagaagctGCCTGAAGTCAAACAGAAGAGGATTCAGCAGTATGCAGTGGATGTGACTCTGGACCCTGATACAGCACATCCCTGGCTCATCCTGTCTGAAGATGGCAAACAAGTAAGAACACCACAGAAACGTTCTGACAATCCAAAAAGGTTTGATCGTTTTGCCATTGTTCTTGGAAAGAATGGCTTCTCCTCAGGGAGATTTTACTATGAGGTGATTGTTAAGGGGAAGACTTCATGGGTTTTAGGAGTGGCAAGAGAGTCCACTGACAGGAAGGAGAATATCACACTGACACCTGAGGATGGACTCTGGACTGTGATGCTAAGGGATGAGAATGTGTACCAAGCCTGTACCTCCCACTATATCCTCCTCTCCCTGAGAGAGAAGCCCCAAAAGATTGGGGTGTTTGTTGATTATGAGGAGGGTCAGGTCTCCTTTTatgatgtggaggccaggtctcatATCTATTCTTTCACTGGCTGCAACTTTACAGAGAATCTCTATCCATACTTCGGCCCCTCTGGTAATGATGATGGTCAAAACTCAGCCCCTCTCGTCATCTCTCCTGTCACTCACACAAGCTGA